The DNA region GTTCCATAGGAAGTTCCCGTAGCAAATGATATTATAGACGCCATTATAAATATTAAAGTTGGAAGTAAAAATATTGGTATTTTATCTGAAAGCATAGAAACTAGAAATTTAGCAGTTCCCAAATCTTTTATAACACCACTTAATGACCAAGCTAAAAGAAGTATAACTCCTGTTATAACCAAAGTTTTTGTTCCTTCAACCCATGTATCTATGGCCTCTGAAACTGTAAATATTTTTTGCGCAACTCCCATAAATATAGCAACAATACTTGCAAATAAAGCTGATTGGAATAAAACTATACTAGCATCAGATGCGCCAAAAGCCTCCCTTATAGCTGCAAAAGATGCAGGAGCAGTATTAAATAGATCTATCAGTGCTTTATCTTCTCCTGCCATAATAGCATGATATCCATTTAAGTAAAATCCTATAAAAGCTCCAACTATTAATACTAAAATAGGTATTATTGCATTCCAAACATTTAACTTAATTCCTTCCTTAGGCTCTAATTCTTTAGAATCTATATTATCTAATTCTTCTGTTTCACTTCTATTTCTAGCATCTCTTTCAAACTTAAGCATAGAACCAAATTCTCTAAGAGTTATAGCTGTAAATACTATAAATAATAAAATTAGTATATTGTAAAATCTATATGGTATAGTAGAAATAAAAGCGTTGTATGCGTTGGTCTTTGCTCCTATTTGTTGAAAACCATCTTTTATTAAGCTAACTTCATATCCTACCCAAGTAGATATAAGAGCTATACCTGCTATAGGCGCTGCTGTAGCATCTATTATAAAAGCTAGTTTTTCTCTAGATATTTTCATCTTATCCGCCACTGGACGCATTATAGGTCCTACTATAAGTGAATTGGCATAATCATCAAAGAATACAAATATTCCTAAAATCCAAGTAATAATTTGAACACTTACAGGGGATTTTGCCTTTTTGGACAAAGATTCTGCTATAGCCTTTGCTCCACCCATTTTAGATATAAGAGCTATAAGCCCTCCTATAGTCAAACACTGGAGTATTATTCCCGCATTCCAAGGGTCTGCAAGAGATTTTAAAATCTCATTTACAACCATTAAAAATGCATTTGGTATTACAGATAAAATATTAACCCCGTTTAGTTCAAGTAAAATCGCTCCAGAAAATACTCCTAAAAATAAAGACAAAACTACATTTTTAGTTATAAATGCAAGTACTATTGCCACCACTGGTGGAACTAATGTCCAAAATCCAAATTTCTGAGCATTTAAAGCAGCTTTATCCACTTCCTCAGCAAAAACAGTTAAATTTACTGAATAAATCATAATAAATGTAATTAGTACAAATAAAAATCCTTTTCTTCTCATTTTCTTCTCCTCCTATTAGTTTTGGAAGAGAACTAGTGAACAACTAAAAAAGGCCTTGAGCTAAACTCAAGGCCGAATACACATTAGGATACGCAAGAGAACTACATACTGCAAAACAATATAAAATGTTCTCATTTAAAATTCCTTAACGCGTAAACATTGTTGACCAATAGCTCTCCACAAATAATTGCTTACTTGTGACAGTGATACACATATTTTATGTATCCCCAGCATTGAAGATTTTAAGCATCCTCTCCAAGCTTCGGCAGTATTTCCTTTCCTGCTACTTCATAGTGCTTACCTCTGTAGCAATACTCTTAAACACTGCACCTCTATTTTCACAAATATTTACTTGAAAATAATTATATTTGTTTTTATTTAAAACTTATGTAAATGCATTTACCTATGTGTTGATTATAATAAGCTTTACCATCTATGTCAAGAGTTTTTTACTTCTAGTATATTGCATTTTGCGGGTTCTGCTGACGCAGTATGACGCAAAATAGACTAGCATACTGACTTATTATTTATTTGAATGCGCCTAAAATT from Haloimpatiens massiliensis includes:
- a CDS encoding Na+/H+ antiporter NhaC family protein encodes the protein MRRKGFLFVLITFIMIYSVNLTVFAEEVDKAALNAQKFGFWTLVPPVVAIVLAFITKNVVLSLFLGVFSGAILLELNGVNILSVIPNAFLMVVNEILKSLADPWNAGIILQCLTIGGLIALISKMGGAKAIAESLSKKAKSPVSVQIITWILGIFVFFDDYANSLIVGPIMRPVADKMKISREKLAFIIDATAAPIAGIALISTWVGYEVSLIKDGFQQIGAKTNAYNAFISTIPYRFYNILILLFIVFTAITLREFGSMLKFERDARNRSETEELDNIDSKELEPKEGIKLNVWNAIIPILVLIVGAFIGFYLNGYHAIMAGEDKALIDLFNTAPASFAAIREAFGASDASIVLFQSALFASIVAIFMGVAQKIFTVSEAIDTWVEGTKTLVITGVILLLAWSLSGVIKDLGTAKFLVSMLSDKIPIFLLPTLIFIMASIISFATGTSYGTMGILMPLTIPLASAMSTGDFRYLTISISAVLTGAIFGDHCSPISDTTILSSMGAGCDHIKHVKTQMSYSLCVAFVTGIFGYIPVTLGMPVYIVLLLDALILFAIVRFIGKPVEGHI